One Marinobacter panjinensis DNA window includes the following coding sequences:
- the rpsE gene encoding 30S ribosomal protein S5: protein MSVNEQKAPELQEKLVQVNRVAKVVKGGRIFAFTALTVVGDGKGRVGFGRGKAREVPVAIQKAMEAARKNMVDIPLDGNTLQYAVKAQHGGSKVYMQPASEGTGIIAGGAMRAVLEVAGVQNVLSKCYGSTNPVNVVRSTIKGLQATQAPEDIAAKRGKSVEEILG, encoded by the coding sequence ATGAGCGTTAACGAACAGAAGGCGCCTGAGCTCCAGGAGAAGCTGGTTCAGGTCAATCGCGTCGCCAAGGTTGTTAAAGGCGGTCGTATTTTTGCCTTCACTGCACTGACTGTAGTGGGTGATGGTAAAGGACGCGTTGGTTTCGGTCGTGGCAAGGCGCGTGAAGTGCCGGTTGCGATCCAGAAAGCGATGGAAGCTGCACGCAAGAACATGGTCGACATCCCGCTTGACGGAAACACCCTGCAGTACGCGGTTAAAGCGCAGCATGGTGGCTCCAAGGTCTACATGCAGCCGGCATCAGAAGGTACCGGTATCATCGCCGGTGGTGCGATGCGTGCGGTACTGGAAGTTGCGGGTGTGCAGAACGTACTGTCCAAGTGTTACGGGTCTACCAACCCGGTGAACGTGGTACGTTCCACCATCAAGGGTCTCCAGGCAACTCAAGCGCCTGAAGATATTGCAGCCAAGCGCGGTAAATCCGTGGAAGAGATTCTGGGTTGA
- the rplO gene encoding 50S ribosomal protein L15 has translation MRLNELSPEPGSRPAAKRVGRGIGSGLGKTGGRGHKGLKARSGGSVAPGFEGGQQPLARRLPKFGFTSRQQRYVAEIRLNELAKVDGDIADLEALKKADIVREEIREAKVILSGELSRAVTVKGLKVTKGAREAITAAGGKVED, from the coding sequence ATGCGTCTGAACGAACTTAGTCCAGAGCCTGGTTCACGTCCCGCCGCCAAGCGTGTGGGTCGCGGTATCGGCAGCGGCCTCGGCAAGACCGGCGGTCGTGGTCACAAGGGTCTTAAAGCCCGTTCCGGTGGCAGTGTAGCTCCCGGTTTCGAGGGTGGTCAGCAGCCGTTGGCCCGTCGTCTGCCGAAATTTGGTTTCACCTCGCGCCAGCAGCGCTATGTGGCCGAAATTCGTCTAAACGAACTGGCGAAAGTTGACGGCGATATTGCCGATCTCGAGGCTCTGAAGAAAGCTGACATCGTTCGCGAGGAAATTCGTGAGGCGAAGGTCATTCTGTCCGGCGAACTGAGCCGTGCGGTGACCGTCAAGGGTCTGAAAGTGACCAAAGGCGCACGCGAGGCGATCACCGCCGCGGGCGGTAAAGTCGAAGACTAA
- the secY gene encoding preprotein translocase subunit SecY: protein MAKNASLPAGAGKGLAELRSRLWFVFLALLVYRIGAHIPVPGINPDRLAALFEQNQGTILSMFNMFSGGALERMSIFALGIMPYISASIIMQLMTAVNPTLEQLKKEGEAGRRKISQYTRYGTVILALVQGFGISVGLASQGVTFNDSFSFHFVAVVSFVSGAVFMMWLGEQITERGVGNGISLLIFAGIVAGLPGAIGQTLEQARNGEMSLLVVLGIAILAIAVVGFVVFMERGQRRLTINYAKRQQGRRVFAQQSSHLPLKVNMAGVIPPIFASSILLFPASLGQWFGQGEGMEWLSDVSQALAPSQPLYIILFAAAVVFFCFFYTALMYNPKEVADNLKRSGAFIPGIRPGDQTAKYIDGVLTRLTLFGAMYIAAVSLFPQFLMVAGNVPFYLGGTSLLIVVVVVMDFMAQVQSHLMSHQYDSLMKKSNLKGYGRNG, encoded by the coding sequence ATGGCCAAGAACGCATCATTGCCTGCGGGCGCGGGTAAAGGACTGGCAGAGCTGCGATCGCGGCTCTGGTTTGTCTTCCTGGCATTGCTGGTGTACCGGATCGGTGCCCACATTCCGGTGCCGGGTATCAACCCCGATCGTCTGGCAGCATTGTTTGAGCAGAATCAGGGCACAATCCTGAGCATGTTCAACATGTTTTCCGGTGGTGCGCTTGAGCGGATGAGTATCTTCGCACTTGGTATCATGCCGTACATATCGGCCTCTATCATCATGCAGCTCATGACAGCGGTCAATCCGACACTGGAGCAGCTGAAGAAAGAGGGCGAGGCTGGTCGTCGCAAGATCAGTCAGTACACGCGGTATGGTACGGTTATCCTGGCCCTGGTTCAGGGCTTTGGTATTTCTGTCGGGCTGGCCTCTCAGGGTGTGACCTTTAACGACAGCTTCAGCTTCCACTTTGTGGCGGTGGTTTCATTCGTCAGTGGTGCCGTGTTCATGATGTGGCTGGGTGAGCAGATCACCGAGCGCGGCGTTGGCAACGGCATATCGTTGCTGATCTTTGCCGGCATCGTTGCGGGTCTGCCAGGGGCCATTGGTCAGACACTGGAGCAGGCACGTAATGGTGAGATGAGCCTGCTGGTGGTTCTGGGTATCGCTATCCTGGCCATTGCCGTGGTTGGCTTTGTGGTGTTCATGGAGCGCGGACAGCGTCGCCTGACCATCAACTATGCCAAGCGGCAGCAGGGTCGACGTGTGTTTGCCCAGCAATCCAGCCATCTGCCGTTGAAGGTGAATATGGCCGGCGTTATTCCGCCGATCTTTGCCTCCTCCATTCTGCTGTTCCCGGCGTCATTGGGGCAGTGGTTCGGCCAGGGCGAAGGTATGGAGTGGCTGAGTGATGTTTCCCAGGCACTGGCACCGAGTCAGCCCCTGTACATCATCCTGTTTGCGGCAGCAGTGGTATTCTTCTGCTTCTTCTATACAGCGTTGATGTACAACCCGAAAGAAGTTGCGGATAACCTCAAGCGCTCAGGCGCCTTTATTCCGGGCATCCGTCCGGGCGACCAGACCGCCAAGTATATTGATGGTGTGCTGACTCGTCTGACGCTGTTCGGTGCAATGTACATTGCAGCAGTTTCCCTGTTCCCTCAGTTCCTGATGGTGGCCGGGAATGTTCCGTTCTATCTGGGCGGCACGTCACTGCTGATTGTTGTAGTCGTGGTGATGGATTTCATGGCTCAGGTTCAGTCGCACCTGATGTCTCATCAATATGATTCGTTGATGAAGAAGTCCAATCTCAAGGGCTATGGTCGGAACGGTTAA
- the rpsD gene encoding 30S ribosomal protein S4, whose translation MARYIGPKCKLSRREGTDLFLKSGVRALDTKCNIETPPGMHGARRGRLSEYGVQLREKQKVRRIYGVLEKQFRNYYKEAARIKGATGENLLQLLEGRLDNVVYRMGFGSTRAESRQLVSHKAILVNDKLVNIPSYQVKAGDVVSVREKAKNQLRVKGALDLSSSRAPVSWVEVDASKMSGVYRSVPERTELPADINENLIVELYSK comes from the coding sequence ATGGCTCGTTACATAGGCCCGAAGTGCAAGCTGTCTCGTCGTGAAGGGACAGATCTTTTTCTGAAGAGCGGTGTTCGCGCGCTTGATACAAAGTGCAACATCGAGACTCCGCCGGGTATGCACGGCGCGCGTCGCGGTCGTCTGTCCGAATATGGCGTACAGCTTCGTGAAAAGCAGAAGGTCCGTCGTATCTACGGCGTACTGGAAAAGCAATTCCGCAACTATTACAAAGAGGCCGCCCGCATCAAGGGTGCAACTGGTGAAAACCTGTTGCAACTGCTGGAAGGCCGTCTTGATAACGTTGTATATCGCATGGGTTTTGGTTCTACCCGTGCTGAGTCCCGTCAGCTCGTTTCTCACAAAGCGATCCTGGTCAACGATAAGCTGGTGAACATTCCGTCTTATCAGGTCAAGGCCGGTGATGTTGTGAGTGTGCGTGAGAAGGCAAAAAACCAGCTTCGCGTTAAAGGCGCACTGGATCTGTCTTCCAGCCGCGCACCGGTGAGCTGGGTAGAGGTCGACGCCAGCAAGATGTCCGGCGTTTACAGGTCAGTGCCTGAGCGCACTGAATTGCCGGCCGACATCAACGAGAACCTCATCGTCGAGCTTTACTCCAAGTAA
- the rpsM gene encoding 30S ribosomal protein S13 — protein sequence MARIAGVNIPDHKHAVISLTYIFGVGRTAAQKLCDATGVKPDVKVKDLSDEQLESLRTEVGKLAVEGDLRREVQMNIKRLKDLGCHRGLRHRHGLPVRGQRTKTNARTRKGPRKPIRK from the coding sequence ATGGCACGTATAGCCGGTGTCAATATACCCGATCACAAACATGCTGTTATCTCGCTGACTTACATTTTTGGAGTCGGCCGGACAGCAGCCCAGAAGCTTTGCGATGCAACCGGTGTAAAGCCGGACGTCAAGGTCAAAGACCTGTCCGACGAGCAGCTTGAATCACTTCGTACCGAAGTAGGCAAGCTGGCCGTTGAAGGCGATCTGCGTCGTGAAGTTCAGATGAACATTAAGCGTTTGAAGGATCTCGGTTGCCACCGTGGTCTGCGTCATCGTCATGGCCTTCCGGTCCGTGGCCAGCGCACAAAGACCAACGCACGCACCCGTAAAGGTCCTCGCAAACCTATTCGTAAGTAA
- the rpsK gene encoding 30S ribosomal protein S11: protein MAKPGTRTRKKVKKTVVDGVAHIHASFNNTIVTISDRQGNVLSWATSGGSGFRGSRKSTPFAAQVAAERAGNAAAEYGLKNLDVEVKGPGPGRESAVRALNGCGYKITNITDVTPIPHNGCRPPKKRRV from the coding sequence ATGGCAAAGCCAGGTACACGTACCCGTAAAAAGGTGAAAAAGACGGTTGTTGATGGCGTCGCGCACATTCACGCGTCCTTCAACAACACTATCGTGACCATTTCTGACCGTCAGGGCAACGTATTGTCCTGGGCCACCTCTGGTGGTTCCGGTTTCCGTGGGTCACGCAAGAGTACACCTTTTGCTGCGCAGGTAGCAGCTGAAAGAGCCGGTAATGCGGCTGCTGAATACGGCCTTAAAAACCTGGACGTAGAGGTTAAAGGTCCGGGGCCCGGACGTGAATCCGCTGTACGCGCGCTGAATGGCTGCGGGTACAAGATCACCAACATCACTGATGTGACGCCGATTCCCCATAACGGTTGTCGTCCGCCCAAAAAGCGCCGCGTCTAA
- the rpmD gene encoding 50S ribosomal protein L30 — MANAKTIKVTLTRSPIGCQPKHKLCVKGLGLRKIGHTVEVEDTPSIRGMINRVNYLVQVEES, encoded by the coding sequence ATGGCGAACGCAAAAACGATCAAAGTAACACTGACCCGCAGCCCCATCGGCTGTCAGCCCAAGCACAAACTGTGTGTGAAGGGCCTGGGTCTCCGTAAAATCGGTCACACCGTGGAAGTGGAAGATACACCGTCCATCCGCGGCATGATCAACCGGGTTAACTACCTGGTGCAGGTAGAGGAGAGCTAA
- the rpmJ gene encoding 50S ribosomal protein L36, with the protein MKVRASVKKICRNCKVIRRNGSVRVICSEPRHKQRQG; encoded by the coding sequence ATGAAAGTACGCGCTTCGGTAAAGAAAATTTGCCGTAACTGCAAAGTAATTCGTCGCAATGGCTCGGTAAGAGTCATTTGCTCGGAGCCTCGTCACAAGCAGCGCCAGGGTTAA